One Clostridium sp. CM027 genomic window carries:
- a CDS encoding IS1182 family transposase — protein sequence MLKGQLEIKINTYHSLYSLIIPKDNILKQINDLVDFSFVYDELMINYSSSMGRGAINPIMLFKYLLLKVIYELSDEDVVERTLYDMSFKYFLNLAPEETNLINSSTLTKFRKLRLKDMNLLDLLINKTVELAIKEGVLKSKAIIVDATHTKSRYNQKSASEELLKRAKNLRKTLYGVHPGIKEELPNKVTTGVLEDILEYCKLLIDTINEKPETAANPAVKTKLNYLMEAINDDLENLKISKDEDAKVGHKTEDSSFFGYKSHLAMSEERLITAAVITTGEKSDGKELITLIEKSREAGIDVNEVIGDTAYSEKKNLEYTKENKIALISRLNPVISQGMRKKEDEFEFNKDAGLFVCPAGHMAIKKAKQGKKNVGKNQVLTYYFNVEKCKNCVHKDGCYKEGAKSKTYSVSIKSNTHKDQIEFEKSEYFKKRARERYMIEAKNSELKHQHSYDVAISSGLISMQMQGALSIFTVNLKRIIKLKSMK from the coding sequence ATGCTAAAAGGACAATTGGAAATAAAAATAAATACATACCATAGCTTATATTCGTTAATTATTCCGAAAGATAACATTTTAAAGCAAATTAATGACCTTGTTGACTTTTCATTTGTTTATGACGAATTGATGATTAACTATAGTTCATCTATGGGTAGAGGTGCTATTAACCCCATAATGCTATTTAAATATTTACTTTTGAAAGTAATATATGAATTGTCTGATGAAGATGTTGTTGAAAGAACTCTTTATGACATGTCCTTTAAATATTTTCTAAATTTAGCCCCAGAAGAAACAAATTTAATAAACTCAAGTACACTAACTAAATTTAGAAAGCTTCGCCTTAAAGACATGAATTTATTGGATTTATTAATAAACAAGACTGTAGAACTTGCTATAAAAGAGGGAGTTTTAAAAAGTAAAGCAATAATAGTTGATGCTACGCATACCAAGTCACGTTATAACCAAAAGTCAGCAAGCGAGGAATTATTGAAACGTGCAAAAAACTTAAGAAAAACATTGTACGGAGTACATCCTGGTATTAAAGAAGAGTTACCTAATAAAGTTACAACTGGAGTACTTGAAGATATTCTTGAGTACTGCAAATTATTAATTGATACCATAAACGAGAAGCCAGAAACTGCAGCAAATCCAGCTGTGAAAACTAAATTAAACTACTTAATGGAAGCTATTAATGATGACTTAGAAAATCTAAAAATATCAAAAGATGAGGATGCAAAAGTGGGGCATAAAACTGAGGATAGTTCTTTTTTTGGATATAAATCACACCTTGCTATGAGTGAAGAACGTTTAATTACAGCAGCTGTTATTACAACTGGCGAAAAAAGTGATGGAAAGGAGCTCATAACCTTAATAGAAAAAAGCCGTGAGGCTGGTATAGATGTAAATGAAGTAATTGGAGATACAGCTTATTCTGAAAAGAAAAACCTAGAATATACAAAAGAAAATAAAATTGCATTAATTTCAAGACTAAATCCTGTAATTTCACAAGGAATGCGAAAAAAAGAAGATGAATTTGAGTTTAATAAAGATGCTGGTTTATTTGTATGTCCGGCAGGTCATATGGCTATTAAAAAAGCAAAACAGGGAAAGAAGAATGTTGGTAAAAATCAAGTGCTAACCTACTATTTTAATGTAGAAAAGTGTAAAAATTGTGTTCATAAAGATGGGTGTTATAAAGAAGGCGCTAAATCTAAAACTTATTCAGTTTCAATAAAGTCAAATACTCACAAAGATCAAATAGAGTTCGAAAAAAGTGAATATTTTAAAAAACGAGCTAGGGAACGTTATATGATAGAGGCTAAAAACAGTGAACTTAAGCACCAACATAGCTATGATGTAGCAATATCGTCAGGCTTAATTAGCATGCAAATGCAAGGTGCATTATCAATCTTCACTGTGAATCTAAAGAGAATAATTAAGTTGAAAAGCATGAAATAG
- a CDS encoding membrane protein insertase YidC, protein MNIIFNFLSSLLNSIFNFTGDWGLAIVLLTISVRLVLSPMSFKQKKSMQQQQRFAIKMKELKEKYKDNKEKLEAEVKKQSVQSAKSMMGCLVTLLQLPILMTMWSVFNKIPVSVGTYLIPWVSSIKISDSYFIVPLIYMLVSLTPSLLSYVTFLEIKGQATMSKSNIIIMAVAGLFVAKAAPIAVGIYLITTSVFNFLEELVFRIYMRNLKTEN, encoded by the coding sequence ATGAACATCATTTTTAATTTTTTAAGTAGTTTATTAAATTCAATTTTTAATTTCACTGGGGATTGGGGCCTAGCAATAGTTTTACTTACGATAAGTGTAAGATTAGTACTTTCACCAATGTCTTTCAAACAAAAAAAATCCATGCAACAGCAGCAAAGGTTTGCTATAAAAATGAAAGAACTTAAGGAAAAATATAAAGATAACAAAGAAAAACTTGAAGCAGAAGTTAAAAAACAATCTGTCCAAAGTGCAAAAAGTATGATGGGGTGCTTAGTAACACTACTCCAACTGCCTATATTAATGACTATGTGGAGTGTATTTAATAAAATCCCTGTGAGCGTAGGTACATATCTTATACCTTGGGTGTCTAGTATTAAGATCTCAGACAGTTATTTTATCGTTCCACTGATATATATGCTTGTATCCTTAACCCCAAGCCTGCTTTCATATGTAACTTTTTTAGAAATTAAAGGCCAGGCTACAATGAGCAAGAGTAATATCATAATAATGGCAGTAGCTGGTTTATTTGTTGCTAAAGCAGCTCCAATTGCAGTGGGGATATACTTGATAACCACAAGTGTGTTCAACTTTTTAGAAGAGCTTGTTTTTAGAATATATATGAGAAATTTAAAAACTGAAAATTAA